A genomic region of Anaerobaca lacustris contains the following coding sequences:
- a CDS encoding phospholipase D-like domain-containing protein, translating into MGGRADEQQSKVAEWFDEIRRRVVGSSRRAAQTGRRIVRRYGRRDMRFVSAESVRLLVDASEAYPEMLGAIDAAAEHVELETYILRDDATGRAFQQALIRAASRGVNVRLLYDWIGSIALPGPFVRELTDAGVAVSVYHPLVWRRPVWAINKRDHRKMLVVDNTVSFTGGLNIGDEYQGVSDGGQGWRDTHVRLDGPEVAAEMLALFGYAWRRATPYARTLTRSRRLKSKIRRRMEALSRRKGRPAARPHRAGGIPISIVGNEVLRYRRRIHRAYLRAICGAQRYVLIENAYFIPSRPVRRALVKAARRGVFVGIVVGERSDVPITAYAMRWLYDQLLAGGVRLFEWPVSVMHAKTAVIDDAWLIVGSYNFDHRSLLHNLECVAVVSDADVAVHLRDQTLADIARCREIVLATHRKRPWLSKAMQYVAYLLRHWL; encoded by the coding sequence ATGGGGGGCCGAGCAGACGAGCAACAGAGCAAGGTGGCCGAGTGGTTCGACGAGATTCGTCGGCGCGTCGTGGGGTCTTCGCGGCGAGCGGCTCAGACGGGTCGCCGGATCGTGCGCCGATACGGCCGTCGCGATATGCGGTTCGTCTCGGCCGAATCGGTCCGGCTGCTGGTCGATGCGTCCGAGGCGTATCCGGAGATGCTCGGCGCGATCGACGCGGCCGCCGAGCACGTCGAGCTGGAGACCTATATCCTGCGAGACGATGCGACCGGCCGGGCGTTCCAGCAGGCGCTGATCCGGGCGGCGTCGCGCGGCGTGAACGTTCGCCTGCTCTACGACTGGATCGGATCGATCGCTCTGCCTGGCCCATTCGTTCGCGAGCTGACCGATGCCGGCGTGGCCGTGTCTGTCTACCACCCGCTGGTGTGGCGTCGGCCCGTGTGGGCCATCAACAAGCGGGATCATCGCAAGATGCTCGTTGTCGATAATACTGTATCGTTCACGGGCGGTCTGAATATCGGCGACGAGTATCAGGGTGTCTCCGACGGGGGCCAGGGCTGGCGCGATACGCACGTGCGGCTGGATGGTCCGGAGGTCGCCGCCGAGATGCTCGCCCTCTTCGGATATGCCTGGCGGCGGGCCACCCCCTACGCCAGGACGCTGACACGCAGCAGGAGACTCAAGTCGAAGATCCGCCGGCGGATGGAGGCCCTGTCGCGCCGCAAGGGTCGTCCTGCCGCCCGTCCACACAGGGCCGGCGGCATTCCCATTAGCATCGTCGGCAACGAAGTGCTGCGGTATCGCCGGCGAATCCACCGCGCTTACCTTCGGGCCATCTGCGGGGCGCAACGGTACGTGCTGATCGAGAACGCCTATTTCATCCCCAGTCGGCCGGTCCGCCGGGCGTTGGTCAAGGCCGCCCGTCGCGGCGTGTTCGTCGGCATCGTGGTCGGCGAGCGAAGCGATGTGCCCATCACGGCCTATGCGATGCGGTGGCTGTACGATCAACTGCTGGCCGGCGGGGTGCGCCTGTTCGAGTGGCCGGTCAGCGTCATGCACGCCAAGACGGCCGTCATCGACGACGCCTGGCTGATCGTCGGCAGCTACAATTTCGATCATCGCAGTCTGCTGCACAACCTGGAATGCGTCGCCGTTGTTTCCGATGCCGATGTGGCGGTCCACCTGCGCGACCAGACGCTCGCCGACATCGCCCGTTGCCGGGAGATCGTTCTCGCCACGCACCGGAAGCGTCCGTGGCTGAGCAAGGCCATGCAGTACGTCGCGTACCTCCTGCGTCACTGGCTGTGA
- a CDS encoding SDR family oxidoreductase encodes MDKALADLIEISTTTGKDPELVLGGGGNTSVKTADGKYMYIKASGTALKDMGADRGWRRLRIESVLSILSDKSLGKQDAIRRETEVVNRLLQSCDDNVTGGARPSVEAHLHALLDTHVIHLHPLVVAAYVSAKNGRAALKKVFANERIAPLWVPYTDPGYMLARKIARLVGEYEQEHGRKPGVLFLEKHGLFVTAGSADAAIRLVKRVIALCTKGLKPLRSGKVALASAESITAATMAIRRAVFEATRHYLPVSYYPTHEAIVTFMAHKQAARLLATPALNPDELVYANGSAMWVETVKAEAIARRLRSLADRGQKVPAAFVVKGLGLFVAAEKGVAGLIADITDTSLKVRMHAARMGGVLALTAREQDFINNWESEAFRKKLVSSEGPGTLANRIAIVTGAGSGLGRSIAVGLARAGAMVALADVDEQAAMETAERIAAERPASQTMVLPCNVTSESGVQKAFEALLAHWGGLDVLVNAAGLAPPFALVDMPVDKWRMALEVNLTGYFLMARQAARIMIQQGIGGNIVNLSSKSGLDASKNNSAYNATKAGELHLARGWALELGEHGIRVNCVAPGNVFEGSKIWNPEYIKVCARKYGIKPEEVIPYYVGKTALRREIKGQDIADAVVFLCSDKARTITGQVLVADAGQVMVR; translated from the coding sequence ATGGACAAGGCATTAGCGGATCTGATTGAGATATCGACGACGACGGGGAAAGACCCGGAACTGGTGCTCGGCGGCGGGGGCAACACGTCCGTCAAGACGGCCGACGGCAAGTACATGTACATCAAGGCCAGCGGCACGGCGTTGAAGGACATGGGCGCCGATCGCGGCTGGCGGCGACTGCGGATCGAATCGGTGCTCTCGATCCTGAGCGACAAGTCTCTTGGGAAGCAGGACGCCATCCGGCGGGAAACGGAGGTCGTCAATCGCCTGCTGCAAAGCTGCGACGACAACGTAACCGGCGGCGCGCGACCGTCGGTCGAGGCGCACCTGCACGCCCTGCTCGATACCCACGTGATCCATCTGCATCCGCTCGTGGTGGCCGCCTACGTCAGCGCCAAGAACGGGCGGGCCGCACTCAAAAAGGTGTTTGCCAACGAGCGGATTGCCCCGCTGTGGGTGCCCTACACCGATCCCGGCTACATGCTGGCCCGCAAAATCGCCAGACTGGTCGGTGAATACGAGCAGGAACACGGGCGCAAGCCCGGCGTCCTGTTCCTGGAAAAGCACGGGTTGTTCGTCACCGCCGGCAGCGCCGATGCGGCGATCCGGCTCGTCAAGCGGGTCATCGCGCTGTGCACAAAAGGCTTGAAACCGCTCAGGAGCGGAAAGGTCGCGCTCGCTTCAGCCGAGAGCATTACCGCAGCGACGATGGCGATTCGACGGGCCGTGTTCGAAGCGACGCGGCACTACCTGCCGGTCAGCTACTACCCGACACACGAAGCCATTGTGACATTCATGGCCCATAAGCAGGCGGCCAGGCTGCTGGCCACGCCCGCATTGAATCCGGATGAGCTGGTCTACGCCAACGGTTCGGCGATGTGGGTGGAAACGGTCAAGGCCGAAGCGATCGCCAGGCGGCTGCGGTCGCTGGCCGACCGCGGGCAGAAGGTCCCGGCGGCATTCGTCGTCAAAGGCCTGGGACTGTTCGTCGCCGCCGAGAAGGGAGTCGCCGGACTGATCGCCGACATCACCGATACCAGTCTGAAGGTGCGAATGCATGCGGCGCGGATGGGTGGGGTCCTGGCACTGACCGCACGCGAGCAGGACTTCATCAACAACTGGGAATCGGAAGCGTTCCGCAAGAAGCTCGTCAGCAGCGAAGGACCCGGCACGCTGGCCAATCGCATCGCCATCGTGACCGGCGCCGGCAGCGGCCTCGGCAGGAGCATCGCCGTGGGCCTGGCGCGAGCCGGGGCCATGGTGGCGTTGGCGGACGTGGATGAGCAAGCCGCGATGGAAACCGCCGAGAGGATCGCCGCTGAGCGACCGGCGAGCCAGACGATGGTCCTGCCCTGCAACGTCACCAGCGAGTCCGGCGTGCAGAAGGCGTTCGAGGCCCTGCTCGCGCACTGGGGCGGTCTGGATGTCCTGGTCAACGCCGCCGGTCTGGCGCCGCCTTTCGCGCTGGTGGATATGCCGGTGGACAAGTGGCGGATGGCCCTCGAGGTCAACCTGACCGGCTATTTCCTCATGGCCCGCCAGGCCGCACGCATCATGATTCAGCAGGGTATCGGAGGCAACATCGTCAACCTCAGCTCCAAATCGGGGCTCGATGCCAGCAAGAACAACTCCGCCTACAACGCCACGAAGGCCGGCGAACTGCATCTGGCCCGGGGCTGGGCCCTCGAACTCGGCGAGCACGGCATCCGCGTCAACTGCGTCGCGCCGGGCAATGTATTCGAAGGTTCGAAGATATGGAACCCCGAGTACATCAAGGTCTGCGCCAGGAAGTATGGGATCAAACCCGAGGAGGTGATCCCTTACTACGTCGGCAAGACGGCGCTGCGCCGGGAGATCAAAGGCCAGGACATCGCCGACGCGGTGGTGTTTCTTTGCTCGGACAAGGCCCGAACGATTACGGGCCAGGTTCTCGTCGCCGACGCCGGCCAGGTTATGGTCAGATAG